One Candidatus Methylomirabilis sp. genomic window carries:
- a CDS encoding DNA-binding response regulator, which translates to MKPIRIVLADDHAVLRAGLRMLINAQPDMEVVGEASEGRAAIERATALRPDV; encoded by the coding sequence ATGAAGCCGATCCGGATCGTCTTGGCCGATGATCACGCCGTGCTGCGGGCCGGGCTCCGGATGCTCATCAACGCTCAGCCGGACATGGAGGTCGTGGGGGAAGCCTCGGAGGGGAGAGCGGCGATCGAACGAGCCACAGCCCTTCGCCCCGATGT